The segment cattcacaAACATACAATTAGATCCTTATCACATGGCCACATTTACAGTATGGTCCAATTCTTACACTCACAAACAAACAGACAAAGGAATCCTTGGCTACAGGTACAATCTTGTCCAAGTCATTCATCCATTTCTtcattataccccccgcaaacaaagtttgggggggtatataggaatcaccttgtccgtccgtctgtccgtctgtctgtccgtctgtctgtgcaatcgtgtccggtccatatctttcttatggagaaacattggaagttcttacttcacacaaagattgcttatgacgtaagggtgtgtcatgaccttgaccaaaggtcatttgggcaaggtcaaggtcactggcagaaaaaatgcaaaatttgtgtccggtccatatctttcttatgggaaaacattggaagttcttacttcacacaaagattgcttatgacctaagggtgtgtcatgaccttgacccaaggtcaattgagaaagttcaaggtcattgtttcataAAAGCTTAATTCTGTCtctgtcatgtcttgtattaatggaaatattagaagctaaaaattaacagttttcaaagatagagcagttgttatttatagaaaatggacagtgaaatagattcatacaatattttctataatagcaaaaatacacacgctatgatttttttcttagcggggggtatcaattgtgagcttgctcacagtacctctagttttaaTAATATTCATCCACAACTGAAAATCTTATTCTGTTTAGTTGATAAATGCAATGGTTTTGTCCAGAAGCTCTCTCAAGACTTAAGTTAATCTCATCAAGCATTTCATTTGTTTGTACATCCTGCATATTTTAATCAGAAGAAGatgttattgttttataatacCTCTTACTTTTTCTGTTGAGGGAAGCACTTTAAATCATACATAAATAtgctggtacatgtaaatatgattatTGTGTGTatgtttcaacatttttaatttcatttgtgtatagaaaatattaaaaatatcttacTTAATTTACTAGGATAAACTTTGCTTTAATCTCTTTATTGCAGAGGCATTTTGACTGTAAGATATCCCCACTGGTTTTTCCGCCTGTATATATGGCCTGGATGATTGCAATGTGGAGTGGTGCTCTAGCAAATACAAGtaaatataacttttatttcatatctCCCAATCTCTTTTCCCTCTTTCTTTATTGCTTTAAATCaatttcttaaaactttttttgaagGTTTGCAAAAACCTTattgttgcaaatatttttcttgatttattaaTGCCATAATTCTCTAAAACATAtccctttaaaaaattgtatcacTAGGTAATAGGGAAATAAAGTGGTTTGCAGTATTTTGAGTTTGAACAAGTGAAGACCATATTTCCTGGAGTGACATCCTGAAAGatctatattttttgtttgcaatgCACATACAACCACAACAATGATTACTGGCTATTCCAGATCGCAAGAACAAGCCTGTGGAATTGGTGTACCAGGTTCCCAGTGAATGCGAGGGAATCAAAAAGATCACATACACGATAGAGGCAGCAGATTGTCTCCGAGTTTGGAATAGGTACGGTCATGTCAAAATCTGAACTTTTCTTCCTGAGGGAGACCAATTTAACCCTGATGTGCAGTAAGAGAACTAGTATCAATGTGTATTTAACACATTTGGTTGTAGAGAATATCcaatgtaaatgtttttttttctgctgatgcaaatttttgttttttgattctTAAACTGGCTCCTTGGTTATTTGATGTTTCATTCTGTTCAGTTTGAAtagatagtacatgtacaagaacaatataattcatatttttgtaCTTCAGTTATTCCATAAATTTCAGCAGCAAATTGACCTTTGCATAAAAAACCATATGATGTTAGGTTGTAGAACTTTTTTTCTCCCTATAAATgcaacaaattatttaaaatttggttTAATTACCCATTAAATTTGCATGATCTTTAAATGCTTGTAATCATTGttgtatatatttacttttttaaaatgattatataaacattatttCAGCATTCATGACAGCAAATCGGACATGTTCACCGAGGAAGAAATGACAACCTTCATATCTAGTCTAGAGGATCACTTTTATTCCCTTTTTAGAGTCAAACTAAATGTAAGTTTCCATAGATAACTTCACCTTACATAACGAATGAATTTGCAGTTACAATTGTTCCCTTAACTGAACTAATAAATACCCTGCATGGTTCTAAAGATCTTATAGTTAGTTTGCTTATGGCAATTTTTTAGGaggagttatttccctttgctGATTGCTTTTTTGGAGGTGGAATAAGTTCTTCTAATGAGCAATTATAGTTTCAAACAAGGCAGATATGGTGGGCAAAAGcaattaagaataaaataagGTTTTAACAATTGTACACTAGTCAGAAAATTAGTGTTTTCTGCACCACAATCTCCAGTATGAAGAGTTTTAATTGCAAGTTAACTTTTATTGCTATTCtaaagtttttaattatttttatgaatataagATGTATTCAAAGTTTAGACATGATGAACTCCAATGTGTCTGCAGATAGGAAAAAAATCTTCCAAAATTGTCTCcatttaaaactatctatagCTTGTTATCAGAAAACCcaccctctctctttctctcccccctccccctctctttctctctccctctccctcccctctctctctctctctctctctctctctctctctctctctctctctctcttaatcaTAATATTTTAACTAGTTTATGTGTCTGGATAAGGGGAAATAATATTCTGGtaaatttaagtacatgtactggacATGTTGTCTTTAAGGTTTAATACCATCAAAAGTAGTTGAAACGATAtattacaatgatttgtgaaggaattttgatttgttttaggCTATGCAGCTCTCCTGTGTCGGAACATCATTATGCTACATTGGTAGAGATGGCATTTTAAAGGtataaattttatgtattttttttttatttttttttgtttcatattttctttctgcaTCATAATTAGAggcttctttaaaaaaaaaacaacaaacaattaTGGTAAATAAAGATGCATACTTGTAAAGAATACAAGTAGTTAAAATCAATAACTGGATTAAAAAGAAATCTACAGGAATTTAGTTTCCATGAATATTgacaaaaatttatcagattttAATATAGGCGAATTTTACATGAATATTGCAATTTTAATTCATTCTGCTTTTTTCAAAACACCTTTACCATTGCACATTTCTATATCTTTACAGTACGAAATCTTTGTGgattctttattttcatttggcaattcatatatttatttaaaatgggGTTTGTCAATTTCTTCATTCTTGAAAAAGATTAAACCAGTACACTGTAGTAAAATTGTGGTCAGATCTGTAGAAAAAATTTTGTCCAAAGTTAAGCAAAAATTGATAACTTGGACATCAGGTTAGTATTCATTGCAATAATGCACATATCTATATAATTTAAGATCACATAgttcaatttgaaaatttaatgtcTGGAGCAACCCTATTCCCAAACAGATGGATCTCAGTATTTTATTTAGAGTACcactaaatattttaatgagcAAGAAGTTATTCCTTCTCATTCAAGCAGAGCCAAATGAGAGAATGTGTGTTTATGGTTTGTGACAATGCATTCAATCAGATACAAAGTTTACAATGATTTTGTATCAATTTAAGCAACCAATGAAATTATAAGTTTCtcgatatttatttttcagatatatTCGGCAGAACATGTCAGTTGTATTCTGCGACATTTAACAGAACTCTCTATGGAACATTTCTCTCTGGTGTGACAATGGTCAAAAGCAGTGGTCAACTGTTCTTTTTCCAGGGGAAAAAACAGCTCTAGGAtcattttacagttttatcAATGCATGTTCACCAATGATATTTTGTGGGAATTTgggttattttttgtttttagttaAATTTGCATATTTATCAGGCACTTGTCAACTTAAATATTTCTTGGCACAAACATTATTATTGGAACTGTATAATGGAACAATAATTGGCAAACACCTAACTTATTAGagcagatgtacatgtattgtgtttttataataGCATATTAACAGTAAAAatatgttgcattaaattttaaattcacaaaaattaataGATATTACATACAGGCGCATTAATGcaaggtacatgtaacatatatttgttagcaaaggactatatatattatgggcctaaaatgcccccctaaaatgaacatcatcatattactgtaattctttgttttctttacaagatatatatgtgatgtttttacattatgatcattttgatttaagtgcccacaatttaaaaagacaaccttttcccgccatttttgcaattttagcataaaacagcttgttttcaagcagtttctttcagaaaacatagagtgcatgcttgaacaaacaaaatatcttaatcagagatgtaactAGTCAAGACTAATAACTGACACAAacattttccttgttcaagcatgtgctctatatttcccattcgttaAAAGATgggaaaaatgtcaatttttgactgattctgattgaattatagaaatagcgttacttctgacgtcatatactgcaagtgagtgcaaataaatcaaacaaataggcgagagatatattttatttcaactcTTCCTAAAATTAACATACCATTTTAGAGttcccgaaacactttaaaaaatggcaaattatgggggccaaattcaactcatatcatatatagttctttgtttttttctatACTTTTGAGGattaactataaaaaaaacctttttttagtatttgaaacttcttaaaattattcccaggaaaaaaatttatttcaaaggtTGCAGTCTGATTATGAATATGTTTTTGGCATTTGAATTAAATCTAGATAAACTTTGTCTTTACATATAAATCAatctatattgtatataattttggcTGATAGTATGAGATTTAAGTCATAATAAATGACTTGTGCACACACACTCCCCTTTGAAAAAATAAGGTATAAATAGAATGAAggcttttttttgcaaaatgtatAGCTTTTAGATAActgtatatcattttaaatgaaaggaaTATTCTAACGTATATTGTtgtaagtatacatgtatttttgaaaattgaaatgggGAAACCTTACTCACAGGTGCCTGTTACCTTACTTCACCAGTGGTAACCAAATATGTCctattttaaaagttcaatcAGTTAATTTTGGTTCAGAAGTAGTggggtgagggggggggggggggaacctttaaaaaaatacttttctcTTTGCTTTTAAAGCTACATGCACATGTTatcaataatattaatatttatgtattttgtttgccGGTGTGTATTTATACATTCATCATTTTATGTAAGGCAATTGCATTGTTGAGATCTGGTTGTAATTTTCAGTactttttataattgaataGTACAGTTGaatatgtttaatttcattttagcaggaatttaattctgaaaaattgttatcatttttcccCCCTTTAAATCATGattatttgaattgttttacaggttttaataattgataacaTCTGCagatttgttgttgttttaatCTGTTGTTATTACCAGTCTTACTGGTACTCTTACAGTATAGTATTTAAATTGCttgtataaaatgaataaacagtGTAATGAATGAATGTGTCTTCCTTGATTTCTAATTCTAATAACGATTACGGTAAATTGGATGACTCAATTTCTGGACAGTGCAGTTTGGGGTTCTTTTGATGTATAGCCAATGTCAAACATTAATCTtgtatggcacgccaaattcacaaaattggctataatcatagtttcacagttgAGAAACTATGTTTAATGGTTGTAAACTATATAATAGTTTAAGTTAACGAcgataatttacattttacatatgtAAACCATGGTTAACCAGatcatctatgtttcagaagtgtaaatttataattaacgcggaaaacaaccatttgcgattgtaaaacatagtttatctgataaatatagtaaACTACGATTGTGGAACTATGTTTAACGACTGTTAACTATAATTATGATAATACTAACAAATGTAAACAGCTGGTAAATTATAGTTtgcagatgtgaatctatatctATTGTATTGTTAGCGTTATTTGCAGGACGTTAGAAAtagttttacagatgaaaaatATAGTTAACAATCGATAAACCTTGATTACCGGTAATTAAATGTGGCTGAAACTATGTTTGACtcgtttttgtgaatttggcgtgccattaTAGTTGTGGGGTCTCCTAAATAATGTAAGGCCAatattatatatgtgtgtgacaatttatttttgcatgttttttaTTCAGTATTTTCGATAAtcaattaactttatttttttaatatttattaattttaatttgagacACTGTCGGCTAGCAGAAAAAACGCCATGTCAGATACtctttctcctatagagagttATGAGTACTCGTGTACTCTTGTACGATCactctatttttttcttctaatgtTGTTTATTCATGAGTAAAAGGAAATAGCCGCTTCCtgattggtttattttttttattaatattcatgagATGATCAGCAAAGCGTAAAGACACGCGGTAGGAAAAGTACTGTGACAGACCTTGTTGTTGGTACTAAAGGACGTGAAATCTACgtatttatataattcaaaGTTGGAATGGACATATCCTGTCTCTTATTTTAGGTAAGTAACTTTGGTAACGTAGATAAGAAAGGAAGATAAAATGATAGGCTGAATGCATGATCCAAATTCCTGATGGAAGGGAGGAGTACGGGCCGGGGCTAATGAATTGCTTCAGTGTTTGCATGCATTGACATTCACTCATAGACAATAATCAACATAAGACCACTAAAGTCCAACTCTCTGTCACCTAAACAAGGAAGGTTTCAAGGCGACATACAACCATACACGTCCTTCAAAGACATGTAATTTAATAAGGCCTTTGTAAAATAGCAAATCAACCGGCTTTCATAAATTTGTGGTCTGTAACCATGGATGTGGCATTAATGCCTATCACGATGCTATAAACCATTATGtctatatatatgaaaacaatgTATGCCGGAAAGCGATGGTACTGTAGTGTACGCCACAGTCCCACCGTGGGATATTCATTTGTTCATTGCATGGTCAAGTCCTTGGTAATATTCCGTGCTTATCCTTGGACGTTATCTAATATGTGGTCAAACTCATGACGGTGTTGTGTCTAGACATATTGGTATGGCCAAAGTATGCAAAGTTTTTGAGATGTTGGCACAGTCTGTGTTTAATGGGTTTGGGGGATGGCAAGTTTTATGCTTCAATTCCTCTTGTTTTTAACAGGTACATAGTGATGGAAATATAAACACCAGCCCTTGGTATCAGGAAGGAAAATGCTGTGTCGACTAATAACCCGAACCTCGCAGATACAGCGATGCATACACCCAAGATCTGTGTGTTCCGCTGTGACAGGAAAAAACAACTCCAGAAAAACAAGTAAGCTTTTATAACTACAGGCCCTTTTCTTATATACTGTTTTCAAATAATCATcacttttttgaaattttaaattgttaggATTCCAGACTTGAAAAGTGAATGTATGAAAATGTCAGtctaaatacattattataaatatcagtTACCTCACTGTGGTAAGGGTCCTAGCATGAAAATCCAGAGGCCCTGCATGGGTTTGACTTGGGTTTTCAATACCTGTAAAAATACATTCCTTAAGAAGTCATGCCTCACAGCAAATTTTCTGCATAAATCATCAAAGATAGcatttttatctttcttttaattattaaaattattgaattaatcACGAAGTCTAGAGTAGATAAAGTTTAATGTttatgtacatcagtacgttagataaaaaaaaagagtcaAGTCATCATATATTGGAATTGAGTCTGACATCTTCATGATTATTTCTTGCAGTCCTTGATTTTTTTAGGTTACTGAAGATTTCTATTGATCAGTAAACTAGTTTAGACTGGATTGTGTAGATTTCAACTCTGTCAGTATCTATATAGTTATAAATCATAGTCAGATTgtttaagaaatagaggaaaaatTACTTGTTAGATGcaacatttattaattagtaAAGAGCAAGGAATAAGTCTTCAGTAGGAATTTCTTTATTGACAAATCAATCTCTAACTCCAATTACTGGCATTTGCACTTTtgtaattttgcattttaattgGAATATTTCCTTGTTACTTGGGTACATTTGTTAGTACATATGTACTTaagtctttgaaaaaaatattcattgatcCATTTTCAGAAACTGATCTACAAATTTATTTTGACAGGGAGACACTTGAGGGCTTTGGAATCCAGTAGAAGTGTGTCATGGTCTGCTCCCAGTCTAAGGCCTGAGAATGTGACCATCAACAATGTCACTCTCCGCACGGACAAAACCAAGAAAGCATCACTGGTCATATTTGACAAGGATGGAACCCTCATCTGTTTTCATGCCATGTGGACACCCTGGGCCAAAAAAATTGTGGCCAAGTATGTACCTATTTATTTCACTGCCATTTTACAGCAATCTTAGTCTTGAAAATTCCGATGTCACTTTCAGTATCAACTATACACCAATAAAAACTTaaagtttattaattaaaacaagcACTTTATGTAAGAAACAGGATagtagatttgaaaaaaaaagaacaataaaaatcatacattaaTATTGTCTCTCAATTTCTTGCTTTAGAATTGAAGAAGCAACAGGGCGAGTAGGAATTCAGGACAAGATATATGATGTCCTGGGCTTTTGTACCAAAAAACAAAAGGTGATGCCAGGGCTACTGGCTGAGGCCACATCAGGTGAAATTAAGGTAAACCATATTTTTCTCACAaaagttttttctttaaatctctTGCAGGTTATTTGACGCAAAATATACAGAGGTGTCATTAATTGATCTTCATGGGCAATTAGGCATCAATTTTTGTGGGTTTCAAGGATACTTCAATTTGTGGccaatgattttatcaatacaatatgttACTAGATACTGCGCTCCAATGAACATTTAATCCAGTAGATGAAGTCAACAATGAAATCCACATAAATTgttattcaatgaatattgagatatttacagtaatttactACTAAGTAGCgctttgtcattttattttgaaatttaaaactgccaccaatatatatattatgtcagCGTTTTTACTTCAAACTGTCATTTGCTCATTTACGTAATTTACTGAaacaaaaatctttgaaaaaagtcATAAAATAACTATCTAGTGTTTCACTACAATTTCAGGATGAAATGACCAAGATGTTAGTCGCTGAAGGAATGGAAGAGTCTGAAGTTCGGCAAATTTTGGATTCAGTGTGGATGGAGGGAAATGCCAAAAATCCAGAGGAAATGAAGAAGCTAGGAGATCTAGAGACCCTCTTCAAGATCTTGAAGATGAACAATGTGAAAATCGCTCTCATCACATCTGACAATCGTAAAGGCACCGATGCCTTGCTGGATGAACTAGGTCTTACAAAGTATTTTGAGCATGTGATTTGCGGAGACGATCCAGACACAGAACCTAAGCCAGCTCCATATAATGCTTTGAAAATCTGTGAAAAACTTGGGATCGATCCATCAGACGCTGTGATGGTGGGAGATACCAAGACAGACATGCTGCTCGGAAAGTCAGCCAAGTTGGGTTGGAGTGTGGGGGTTCTGAGCGGGGTGGGACGGACTGGGGATTTGTTGCCCCACGCTGACCATGTGGTCAATGATATCGAGGACATTCTGCCTCTTATTTTACCTTATGAGGAATGGAAGAGCTGCTATGCATATTCTCCATATGAGAGGTTTCTTGTGGAGCCAAATGAGAACGAAAAGATGGAGGCCAGCAGTAAGAAATCAATGGCAGATTTAGTTGTGTTTGATCTCCATGGAACTCTGATCTGCTTACATAGACGATATCCAAAGTTTGTGGAGTTTTTCTGCTCAAGGTGAATATACCTGccatttgaaatgattttaaataattttattgtgaTTGACTGATTTGtgctgaaattttattttaacattttatgttgtACTAGATAATAATTGTTACAGAATATTTCGTTCCGTTTAAAATTTactattatatttttagatTGAAGCAAATGACTGGTTTGGATCTGTCAGAAAAAGTCAACAGACTGTTGGGATTGAATAAAGATGCAACTCGAGTAATGCATGGTATCCTATCGGAGGGCACATCATCCGAGGCCAAAGGAGCTTTAGTGGAAGCCTTGAGACGAGAAGGAATATTCTACCAAGAAGCCATCATGATTGTCAATCAAATATGGAAGGAAGCcgactttattttaaaatctcagCCCTCCCCAATTTGTCCGAATATTGAGGAGATGTTTCAAAAGCTTAAGAATAATGGGATCAAAATTGCCATCAATACTGGAGAGCCAAGAGAATTTgttatttctgatctgatacgTTTGGGATTGTCTCAATACGTGGACATGTTGATATGTGGGGATGATCCCATCTCCCAGCCTCGTCCCTCTGGACACAACACCCTGCTGATCTGTGACGAGCTGAAAGTGAGTCCATCAAGGACTGTAGTAGTGGGCGACTCCATAGGAGACCTTCAAATGGGTCAGTCCGCTtttgttcagaaaaaaattGGAGTTTTATCAGGTGTGAGCTCTGAGgaacagttaaaaaattatgCGGACCATATCATTCCTAGCATATCAAATATTTGTGATCTTATCCTCGAAAAAGGAAAAACTACTGACTCTAAACCACAATCTCAAAAAGAAGGTATGAAAATGTTTGCAAGAggcttttcttctttttctcaAGGTTCTTTTATGCATCAACCTAATAGAAGCTTTAGCACATCCAGTCATCGCTTAGTACATGTAGCCTCTAACAAgactaaatatgattatatcaTTGTTGGGGCAGGCTCTGCAGGCTGCACATTAGCAAACCGCCTTAGTGCTGATCCAGCGAAAAGCGTCTTGCTTCTAGAAGCAGGTCCGAGAGATTTGTGGCACTGGGACTCCTGGAAGATTTACATGCCGGCTGCCTTGATGTATAATCTGTGTGATGACAAGTACAACTGGTACTACCACACAGAACCAGAGAAAGGCATGAACAACAGAGTCATGTATTGGCCCAGGGGACGAGTCTGGGGAGGTTCCTCGGCCCTCAATGCCATGGTGTACATCAGAGGTCATGCCTTAGACTATGATAGATGGGAGAAGGAAGGTGCCAAGGGCTGGTCCTATGCTGATTGCTTGCCATATTTCCGCAAAGCCCAGTGTCATGAGCTAGGAGCTAACGATTACAGAGGTGGTGATGGCCCACTCCAGGTGTCCAGAGGAAAGACAAACAATCCATTGTTTCATGCCTTTATTGAAGCAGGAGTGCAGGCAGGATATCCCTTTACAGATGACATGAATGGCTACCAACAAGAGGGCTTTGGATGGATGGACATGACCATTGGAAAAGGCAAAAGATGCAGTGCTGCAGCAGCTTACTTACACCCTGTTGTTAATCAAAGAGCTAATCTAACAACTGAGGATAGGTCTTTATCAAGGCGCATTCTATTTGATGGCAAGAGGGCAGTGGGTATTGAGTATGaaagattttctgatatcaaaacaGAATATGCAGAAGAAATTATACTTTGTGGTGGTGCTATCAATTCCCCACAGCTTCTGATGCTCTCTGGCATTGGGAATGCAGATGACCTTCGTAAACTTGATATTCCTATTGTCCAGCATTTGCCAGGAGTTGGTGAAAACTTGCAGGATCATCTTGAGGTGTATGTTCAACAAGAATGTAAAAAGCCCATAACACTATACAAAGCTCAATGGAAGTTTCCTCATGTGATGATCAAAATAGGTCTGCAGTGGTTTATTAATCAGACAGGGGATGGAGCAACAGCTCATCTGGAAGCTGGAGGATTTATCCGGAGTGAACCTGGAGTAGAACACCCCAACATCCAGTACCATTTCCTTCCCTCAACAGTCAACGATCATGGACGAGAAGCAGGAGACAGACATGCTTACCAGGCTCATGTTGGTCCTATGCGCCCCACCAGTAGGGGATTTCTCAAGCTGAAGTCTCCAGATCCTAAGGAGCATCCTCGCATTGTTGCTAATTATCTCTCAACCGAACAGGACATACGGGAGATGAGAGACAGCATCAAACTAACCAGAGAAATCTTCCAGCAGAAGGCGTTTGATTCGTACAGAGGTCCTGAGTTAGCCCCAGGGGTACATGTTCAAAGTGACAAAGACATTGATAATTACAATAGAAACATGGCTGACAGTGCCTATCATCCATCTTGCACCTGTAAGATGGGACCAGATTCAGATAAGATGGCAGTGGTTGATCCCAGTACAAGAGTGTATGGCATTGAAGGGCTTAGAGTTGTCGATGCCTCCATTATGCCAAGTGTTGTTAGTGGAAACCTGAATGGCCCAACAATTATGGTTGCTGAAAAAGCAGCAGATATTATCTTAGGAAATCCTCCCCTCCCCAGATCCAAAGCTCCTGTCTATAAACCCATCACTCTTAAAACACAGAGATGAGTTATTTTCAGTTATTGCTTGAACATCTATGTTGGTGCAAAGCATAATCAACACTTTTCTGTTCGATatattgcatatatattttatgcattCATTTTTACTCAGCTTGATTAATTTTTTGCTCTTATTAACTTAAATGCTtgcagatatatattttttacattcaatatttttgggTACTAGACATGCACATTACTCTTATTAACTTAAATGCTtgcagatatatattttttacatccATTTTTTGAGGGTAGACATACACAAATGACAATGTAATGCTCTTTATGTTTCAGATTGAGAAACTGGTATCTAAAACTTGAGAATTATAAAGGTGCCAATATGCCAGGTACTAGCAATTCACTGCATAATTTTGAGTTTACAAGGGTTATTAAAGcatgattttgaattttaaaaactttcattgttttgatttttttttttattctttatcattTATTGACCAATGTAGTGGGTAAAAACATGGCGTATTAGTTGTATTGAGATGGTTGGTGGAGCATATAGTGTTTTTTTTCCCCTCtctttatatcaaaatttatttttacgttcatagcagaatattttttttttatttattgactgATGTAATAGATATAAACATGGCCTACAAGTATGAGTTGTAATGAGATGGTTTATAGAGAATATATAACGgtagtgttgtttttttttcacttttatgtcaaaatttatttttaagttcatagctaaaattttgttcatttaaaatattactagaattttatttattgcacaTCAAATAACAATTGtatgaagatttttttcattatgaatgtttcaagaattttgtttattgggcatgttaaatttcaattgcatgtgtttatataaatataacctACAATGGATTTCcctaatttaaacattttatataatttctttcatttgaaagaatattttgatGGGAATCAAAGTTGtttgaatagaaataaattaaCGATGTAAACCATCATAATTAATACCATGTATTAGTGATGAA is part of the Magallana gigas chromosome 3, xbMagGiga1.1, whole genome shotgun sequence genome and harbors:
- the LOC105337749 gene encoding uncharacterized protein; translation: MLCRLITRTSQIQRCIHPRSVCSAVTGKNNSRKTRRHLRALESSRSVSWSAPSLRPENVTINNVTLRTDKTKKASLVIFDKDGTLICFHAMWTPWAKKIVAKIEEATGRVGIQDKIYDVLGFCTKKQKVMPGLLAEATSGEIKDEMTKMLVAEGMEESEVRQILDSVWMEGNAKNPEEMKKLGDLETLFKILKMNNVKIALITSDNRKGTDALLDELGLTKYFEHVICGDDPDTEPKPAPYNALKICEKLGIDPSDAVMVGDTKTDMLLGKSAKLGWSVGVLSGVGRTGDLLPHADHVVNDIEDILPLILPYEEWKSCYAYSPYERFLVEPNENEKMEASSKKSMADLVVFDLHGTLICLHRRYPKFVEFFCSRLKQMTGLDLSEKVNRLLGLNKDATRVMHGILSEGTSSEAKGALVEALRREGIFYQEAIMIVNQIWKEADFILKSQPSPICPNIEEMFQKLKNNGIKIAINTGEPREFVISDLIRLGLSQYVDMLICGDDPISQPRPSGHNTLLICDELKVSPSRTVVVGDSIGDLQMGQSAFVQKKIGVLSGVSSEEQLKNYADHIIPSISNICDLILEKGKTTDSKPQSQKEGMKMFARGFSSFSQGSFMHQPNRSFSTSSHRLVHVASNKTKYDYIIVGAGSAGCTLANRLSADPAKSVLLLEAGPRDLWHWDSWKIYMPAALMYNLCDDKYNWYYHTEPEKGMNNRVMYWPRGRVWGGSSALNAMVYIRGHALDYDRWEKEGAKGWSYADCLPYFRKAQCHELGANDYRGGDGPLQVSRGKTNNPLFHAFIEAGVQAGYPFTDDMNGYQQEGFGWMDMTIGKGKRCSAAAAYLHPVVNQRANLTTEDRSLSRRILFDGKRAVGIEYERFSDIKTEYAEEIILCGGAINSPQLLMLSGIGNADDLRKLDIPIVQHLPGVGENLQDHLEVYVQQECKKPITLYKAQWKFPHVMIKIGLQWFINQTGDGATAHLEAGGFIRSEPGVEHPNIQYHFLPSTVNDHGREAGDRHAYQAHVGPMRPTSRGFLKLKSPDPKEHPRIVANYLSTEQDIREMRDSIKLTREIFQQKAFDSYRGPELAPGVHVQSDKDIDNYNRNMADSAYHPSCTCKMGPDSDKMAVVDPSTRVYGIEGLRVVDASIMPSVVSGNLNGPTIMVAEKAADIILGNPPLPRSKAPVYKPITLKTQR